The Pyxidicoccus sp. MSG2 DNA segment GGCGCGGGCTCCGTGGAGGGGAAGGTCGCCCTCGTGCAGGTGCCGGACTCCGCAGGCTTTGGCTATCAAATCAAACGGCTCGTGCGCGTCGAGGGGCGATGGATTCTTCGCTCTGACAATCCAGAGCGCCCGTCCTTCGAGGCGGGCAAAGAGGTGGTACCCATCGCCCTGCTCGCGGAGGTCGTTCCACCCGAGCGAATGGGCCCGGAGCGTGGGACTCCACTTACGGATGAGCAGCTCGAGGAGCACTTCGGTCTGAGCGCAACGCCCAGGACGGGCCGCCATGAAGGGCACCTGTTCCTGTGCATCACGAAGCAGGGAGTACTCACAGAACCAGACGCCCTCGACGTGAGAATCGCGGACCGTCGCCCTGCGGAAACCGCCTTCGTGCTGACGCGAGACACTCCTCAGAATCCTTGGCGATACTGGGGTGTGGCTCACTGGCAAGAAGACAAAGGCCAATGGACTCTTGCGGAACCAGTGGACCATGACACCTGGCGTGCATTGGGGCACGGACGCGGCAGCTCGAGACGGCTGCCCGACAAGGCAACACCCCAGGCGGCAGCATGGGTCGACCGCTTCCTCGCGGAGAATCCGCCGGGCCGACTCATCGAACACAGCGGGAAACGGTGCCGTTTCGTAGGCAGGGCTCCAGCAGGAGGGCTGCGTATCGACGGTGGACAGGGTGGATTCGCGGAGCGGACGGTCAGCCTCACCGACCTCGCATGGGCGCTTGTGGCACAGCAGAAGGCACGTGACTCCGGCGGCGCGCTGGATGAAGCGCTCGTGAATCGGCTGCGCTACCTTGAAGGCACGCCCAAGGAGTCCACCCGGTGGATTGATACCGGCTGGGCCTTGTACCTCCTAAGAGCATTCGCCTCCTGACCGTGCCTCCAACACGCCGTAAACCTCACGAACAGAAGGCCATGCCGCTCACCTGCTCCTGGCGCTGGTGGATACCTGCGGGATGCGTGCTCCTTGGAGGATGTGCAGGCACGCCCAACCAACGCCGTGCCGAGCCCTACCGCTTCGACACGGTGTCCAACTCCTGCCGGCAGAGCCCCGCCAACTGCGCGGCACTCGCTGGAAAGGAAACGGTGGGCACCACCCTGGCCGCGGCGGCGACCACGGGCTACGTGGTGGTACGCGCGCTGGAGGACCCCGCCAGGGACCTCGTCGAAGCGATACTGGTCGAGTGCGCCGACCTGGCGCGCTCCGAGGTCCTGCTCCGCCATCGCCGGGACTTCGCGGCGCAGAGCCCCACGAGAGAAGAGTGCAACCAGCAAGTGAGGGACGCGACGGGCAGGCGTGTCAACCGGGCCGCGCTGCTCGGCACGGAGATGCACCTGGTGGCACTCAGGTGTGCGAAGGAGCGGCTGGGCATGCTCCGGCCTGGGGGCTTCAGCCTGGAGCCGCACTACCGCTACGACTCGGAATCTGGAAGGACGACGCACATTCCCGAGAAGGATGTCGCGGCGCTACGGGAGTCCGGCAATGCGTCGGAGCTGTGGGGGACGCTCGCTCCAGATGTCGTCATCCATGCGGGGAGTCCCTTTCAAATCCAGGCGGTCTATGACTTCAAGTTTCCCTGCTTCCATCTGGATGGCATGCCTCGTTGGGACACATACCCACCAGAGCATCCGCACCAGAAGCTCAATCAAGGGCAGCTCTATAAAGCAGCCTTGAGAGTGCCACCCCTGCGTGTCGCTCCCAGGATAGGAGTCGAACGATGAACAGGCCTCCTCCCCGGATTCGACTCCGGAAACCCAACGGCGTTCCCATCGCGCGCGACGCCCTGAGCATCAACCTCTACATGCGCCATCCACATCGAGAGGTGGCTCCCGCGCTCCTGCGCTCCATCGACCGCTACCGGCGTGCACTGGGCAGCGATGTCCTCAGCGACTACTCATTTGAAGGATGCGGTTGGGATGAGCTCGACGACTCCGGCTGGGAGCGCCTTCGCAGAGAGGTGCTCGAGTCCCCAGGCCCCATCCTTGAGTTGATGGATACGACGAGCGGAGAGCAGCGATTTCGCCTCGACTACTTCGGCTCCTACGGCGCGCTCATAGGTCCCCCCACAGAGGGGCCGACGACGGTGTGCGCGGTCAGCTTCTGGCTGCCCACCGAGTACCTGGAGGAGCACGGGCCGGGGCACGTGCGCGAGCTGGCGCTGGAGCTGGCCGCGCCCCTGCCCTTCTGCTCCGGCCACGCGGGGCTCGCCTTCAATACCGGGCAAGACCTGCTCTACGCGAAGCCCGAGCTGCGCAAGCTGCTCTTTCTCCACCCGGGCATGGATGCCCCCAGGCTCGACACGCTCGCGCTGCATCTGGGTGCGAAGGTCCGCACGCCCTCCTGGCTCACCTTCCTCGGACAGCCCGTGCTGGGTGAACTCGGCGGTGCCTCCGGCCTCCGCGCCCGCCTCCACTCACCCGACATCACCGTGCAGGAAATGGAGAGCGAGCGCGTCGTCGTCACCTGCGGCCCCGAGCCGGAGGCAGGCGAAGACGGGCGCATGCCACCGGCCTACCGCGAGCTGGCGCGCGTCCTGGAGCCCTGGCTCTTCCACGAGCAGTACCTCATCGACTCCACCCTCACCGCGGATGAGCTGCGCCGCTGGGAGCGGCGCCTGCTCGACTGAGCGCCGCCTCACCCCTCCCCACCGAACCGCAGCAGGGCCAGCAACTGCTCGGGTGAGAGTGCCGCCGCGCCGTCGGCCTCGGACAGGAGGCTGTCGGCCAGCTCTCGCTTCTCCGCGTGCAAGGCGAGGATGGCCTCCTCCAGCGTCCCCTCGGACACCAGCCGCGACACGGTGACGGGCTTCGTCTGTCCAATCCGGTGCGCGCGATCCGTGGCCTGGTCCTCCACGGCCGGGTTCCACCACGGGTCCAGGTGGATGACGTGGTCGGCCGCGGTGAGGTTGAGGCCAGTGCCGCCCGCCTTGAGCGAGATGAGGAACAGCTCTCCCTCCCCACGCTGGAAGGCCTCCACCCGCGCCTGCCGCTCCGCCGGTGGCGTCTGCCCGTCCAGGTACTGCATGGACACGCCTCGCGCCTCCAGCGCCTGCCGCACCAGGGCCAGGTGCTTGACGAACTGGCTGAAGACGAGCGCCTTGCCGCCTGCGGCGCGCACCGCGTCCACTAGCTCCAGCAGTTGCTCCAGCTTCGAGGACGGCAGCGGCGAGTCCCCGTCCACCAGCCTCGGGTGGCACGCGGCCAACCGCAGCCGGGTGAGGGCCGCCAGCATCGCGAAGCGCTCCTCCGGCCCCGGCCTCTCTCCCAACCGGGCCAGCGCCGCCAGGCGCACGTCGTCGTAGAGGCGGCGCTCGCCCTCGGACAGGGAGACGGGCACCACCGTTTCGAGTCGCGCGGGCAGCTCGCGCGCCACCTGGGCCTTGGTGCGGCGCAGCAGGAAGGGCCGCACCACGCGGGCCAGCGACGCGCGGGCATGCGCGCTCCGCTCGCGCTCGATGGGGACGGCGAAGCGCTCGCGGAAGGACTCGCGGCTGCCGAGCAGTCCGGGGAAGAGCAGCGCGTAGAGGCTCCACAGCTCCGACAGGCTGTTCTCCACGGGCGTGCCGGTGAGGGCCACGCGGGCCTCGGCCTTCACGGCACGCACCGCGCGAGCCCTCGCGGTGTCCGGGTTCTTCACCGCCTGGGCCTCGTCCACGATGAGCGTCGCGAAGGCCACGCCGGCGAAGCGCTCCGCGTCGCGCACGAGCAGCCCGTAGCTGACGACCAGCACGTCACCGGGCCCCAGCGCGTCCAGCAGCGCCTCGCGCTCCGCCTCGCGGTAGGAGTGCACGCGCAGCGAGGGCGCGAAGCGCGCCGCCTCGCGAACCCAGTTGAAGCCCACGGAGGTGGGGGCCACCACCAGCGCGGGCCCCTCGCCCGCGCGGTGCAGCAGCAGCGCCAGTGCCTGGAGCGTCTTGCCCAACCCCATGTCGTCCGCGAGGCATGCGCCCGCGCCCCACTCGGCCAGCCTTGCCATCCACGTGAAGCCCTCGCGCTGGTAGTCGCGCAGCTCGGCCTTCAGCTTCCGGGGCACGGGCACCTTCCGCGCCTGTGCCTCCCGGACGCGGGTGGCCAGCCGGCGCCAGTCGGGCGGGGCCTGCACGCGGGCTCCCGCCTCCGCCAGCGCATCCAGCGCGGGAGCCGCCGCCGCGCTCACCTCCAGCCCGTGGCGCGTGGGGTGCACCAGGTCCGCCAGCGGGGCGAGCCGCTCCCGCAGCTCCTCGGTGAGGCGCATCCACCGGCCCGGCCCCAGCCGCGCGTAGCGGTGGCCCCGGCGCAGGGCCTCCAGCAGCACCGCCAGCTCCACGCGCTCTCCATCCACCTCCGCCCCGCCCTCCACGCCGAACCAATCCCGCCCCCGCTCCACCCTGACCTTGAGACGGGACATGTCCGCCCAGTGCGACACCTTCCAGGGCTGCTCCTCCCACTCCACCGTCACGGCGGGGCCGGCAAGCGGCTCCAGCGCCTCCAGCAACGCGAGCGAGGAGGCCGCGTCCTCGCGGGTGAAGCGGTGCGCGTCGGTGGGCAGGCCCAGGCGCTCGAGCAGCGCGGCGGCCTCGGCGCGCTCGGACTCCAGCTCGCGGCGGACCCTGACGCGCTGGCGGCCCCGCTGGCCGCGCACCACCGGAGCGCCCTCACCCGGAGGCTGCGGCGGGGCTTCCGGCAGCGGCCGGACGAGCACCACGCCCTCCAGGGCCTCCTCTCCCACCGCCCGCAGGCGGACGAGCAGCCCGCGCACGGGCTCCACCTCGGCGGCCTCCAGGGACTCGGGCAGGGACAGCGGGAAGCCAGCCTCCAGTCCGCCCAGGCTCGCCAGCAGCGGGCGACGCGTGGAGGCCGGCAGCCGCGAGCCGTACTCCCGCAGCGTGGCGAGCAGCGCGCGCGCCTCGGGCGGCACGGCCACCAGGGTGACTCGCGGCACCTCGGGCTGCACGAACAGCCACGGCTGCGCGGCGTGGAGCGCCAGCGGTGGCGCGTACAGGTCTTCCGGTCGGAGCGCGGCCCCCTCGACGGAGGGCCGCACACGCAGGGCTCCTCCTTCATCCTCCTCGAAGGTGAAGCCGAGCGGGGCCTCGCGAACATGCAGCGGCACGTCGGAGCGCTCCGCGAGGCGCAGGCGGGGGCTGTGCGCGAGCGCGCGCAACACCTGGAGGAGCAGCGGCCAGTTCTCCCCGCGAGAGGAGGTGAAGCCCGAGGACGACAGCGCGGAGCCCGCTTCAATCAGGGTGAGCGCCTCCTGCTCATCCGGCCGGGTGAGCGCGGCATGGACGTCGTCCCTCCAGCCCACCTGGGTGCCCTTGGAGAGTCCGCCCTTCTTCATCATCCGGTGCATGTAGGTCCGCACGGTGGGGGGACCTCCGGTGAGGACGCCCTCGAGGCGGAAGGTGATGTGCGGGACGGGCGCCGGGGCCTCGCGGGCGCGGGAGGCGAGCGACGCCTTCTCCAGGGCGGTGAGGATTTCCTGGCCGGGGACGACGAAGAGCAGCTCGGCCAGCCGCGCGTTGCCCCCCGCGGCCTGCTCCCGGCAGAGCGCATCCAGCACCGCGTCCAGCGCGGTGAGCGCGTGCACGCATTGCGCTCCGGCGTCGTGGGGGAAGCCCTGGGGACAGGGGCAGACCAGCGCCGGTCGGCCTTCGAGCAGCATGCGCGGCTCCAGACGGACGCCCGCGAAGGCGTCACCGTGCACACCGGACGGCTGCGCTTCTCCCGCCGACTCCGAGATGAGCAGCCGCAGCGGGCGCTCCTGGAGGTGCACCTCGGCCCTGACCTCCAGCGCGCGAGGGGGCGCATGGGCCCGCACGCGCTCGCGCTCCCGCTGGAGGGCGTCCACCAGGGGAGCCAGCCGCGCATCCGTGGGTGGCCCACGCGGCGCCGCGGCTGCCTCCTGCTCCAGCCCCCGGCGCACCCGCTCCACCTCCGCGAGCAGCCACGCCCACGCCGCGTCCTTGAGCGCGTCGCCGTCACCGGCTCGCAGGTAGCGGCTGGCTTCGTCGGACGTCAGGACGGAGAAGACGGAGCTCTGTGCCAGGTAGTGGAAGACGTGGTGCCGCTGGAGGGGAACGGGCAGGTGCGGCCGCAACACTCCAAGACGGGCCAGGCCCGCGTGCGCGACGTGGTGGGCGTCCAGCCATGCGCGCAGCGCCCCGGAGGTGCTGGGGCGAGCGGCATCGGAGGCGTCAGGCGGGGGACCCGGAGCGTCCCGCGTCAGGCTCAGCCAGGCGAGGCCCACGGCGACGACGTGCTTGCAGAAGAAGAGTCCCGCGAAGTCGGGGCACTGGCAGTCGAAGACGTTCCCCACACCCGTGGCGGAGAGGCGAACGAGATACGGGCCCCGGCTGCCGGCCGCGACGACTCCCTCGACGGATTCCCCCGCCGTCCGCACCGACAGGACGCGCTTGCGGACAAGCAGGTCCCTGCCCTGCGCGTAGAGGTCGGGGCCCCCTTCGTCGCGCAGCAAGCCATCGGTCAGCCACTGCCGGAGGGCGGAAGAGGACGCGAGGGATGAGTCGAGCATGTGGGACGCGGAAGCTACCTGCCGGGTCATGAGGAAGCGAGCCCTACCAGTGGGTCACTTCCTCAAACTCCGCGTCACCGCGCTCCATGTCCACCGGACGTCATCCGCGCCGTGCACGGCCCCGCGCCCCGCGAGCAGGCCGGGGAGCGGAGCGAGCCGTGGTGGGACTCCGGGATGCTCAGGCGCCGAGCACGCCGCGGAGCACTTCCTGGAAGTAGTTGATGCTGCCCGTGTGCGTGGAGAAGTGCCGGGCGGACTGGTGGAGGCGCTCGACGACGGCCTCGAACTCCGCCTGGCTGACTTCGCGCAGGGACATGTAGAGACGGACGGCGCCCTGCAGGTAGGAGAAGAGCGGGTTGCGGTCGGTGCCATCCGGGCGGCGCAGGAGGTGGCGGTAGAGCCGCTCGAACTCCTGGTCCGTCTCCGTGTTCCGGGTGGCGCGGCAGTAGCCGGCGGCCGTGGCCTCGATGAGCATGAAGAAGGGCTCGTACTCGGCGGGCGGGGCCTTGGCGAAGCTGGGGGGCTGCTTGTTGCCAGTCCACAGCTTGGAGATGGGTTGGAGGCCCACGTGCGCGAGCAGCTCTCCGTCGCGCACCTGGGCACGCTCACCCACGGGAACCACGTGCTTCCCGTCCTGCCACTCCACCGCCACGTACAGGCGGTCCGGCTGGTCCACCTTCACGCCCGCCTTCTGCAGCTCCGCCACGGCATTCGCGTCCATCTCGGTCCATCCCTCCGACGAACGCTGCGTATCAGGAGCCGCTCCGGTGCGCCACGCGGTATCCGGGGGCGCGTCGGTTGCCCGACGGGGGCTTGTGACACCCTGTCTTCAAGAACTCGACCACGAGAAGTACCTTCTCGATTCGAGCCTCACCGAGGACGAGCTGCGCCGATGGGAGCGTCGGCTCCTGGACTGAGCCATAAACGTCAAAGGCCCCCGGACTTGCGTCCAGAGGCCTCGGAATCTGCGGGAAGTGCCCAGAGCCGGAATCGAACCAGCGACACGGGGATTTTCAGTCCCCTGCTCTACCAACTGAGCTATCTGGGCGTGTGGGTCGCCGCGAGAAACAGCGCCCTCATAGCGAGCCCATCCCTCACCCGTCAACATCCATTTTGACGGGCCCGCTCGCTCTGCTCTCAGGCCGCCAGGGACATCGCCTCGCCGTCCCAGCGCGTGAGACTCGCCGTAAGCCTGCGGCGCAGCTTCGCCCGCAGCGCCTGCTCGATCTGCCGGATGCGCACCGCCGTCACCCCGAAGCGGCGGGCCAGCAGCTCCGCGCTCGCTCCCTCGTCCACCAGCATCCGCTCCTCCACCAGCGCCCGCTCCCGCGCGTCCAGCTCCGGCCAGGCCTCCTCCACGCTCTCCCGCAGCTTCACGGCCCACTCCGAGCGCTCCACCACCTGCTCCTGCGACTCCCACTCCGACTCCAGCCCCTCCAGCCGCGTCACCTCACTGTCCGGGGTCACCGGCGCATCCAGCGACACGTCCCGCCCCAGCGACTCCGCCGCCCGCGCCACGTCCTCCTCCCGCTTCCCCAGCGCCTCCGCCAGCCGCCTCGACACCTCCGGGTGACCCTCCCCCCACCGGGCCTCCAGCCGCGAGCGCTCGCGCCGCAGCTGGAACACCACCCACGGCGCACGCCCGCCCGCCATGCTCCAGTTGCGCCCCACGTACGCGCGGATCCGCGCCCGGATCCACTGGCTCGCATACACCGCGAAGGGGATGCCCCGGTCCTCGAACCGCCCCGCCGCCTCCATCAACCCCACGTTCCCCTCCCCCACCAGCTCCTCCAGGGGCAGACCCGTCCACCGGTACTTCCACGCCAACCGCTGCACCAGCTCCAGGTGCTGCCGCACCCGTGCCTCCACCACCTCGTCCGATGCCCTCGGCACCGACACCTCGAGCTCAGGGGACTCGCTGGACATGCTCTGGTTGACGGCTTCCATGGACCTCCTCCGGTCTGCTCCCCGGGGGAATCCCCGCGGAACGCAGAGAAACCTAAGGGCAGGAGGTCCATAAGAAAATGAGGTAGTTTGAACGCAATACTTAGGTTATCTCTATGAATATGAGCTGGCTCAACTACCACCATCTCCTGTATTTCTGGACGGTTGCGCGGGCGGGCAGCATCGCCAAGGCGAGCGAGGAGCTGCATCTGGCGCAGCCCACCATCAGCAGCCAGCTCAAGCTGCTGGAGGAGTCGCTCGGCCACAAGCTCTTCGAGCGACAGGGCCGCAAGCTCGTCCTCACCGACGTGGGCCGCACCGTCATGCGCTACGCGGACGAAATCTTCCGCCTGGGCAACGAGCTGAAGAACGTCGTCTCCGGCATGCCCGCCGGCCAGCAGCTCCGGCTCAACGTGGGCGTGCTCGACGTCATCCCCAAGCTCGTCGCCGAGCAGCTCCTCAAGCCCGCGCTCGAGGCCGGCCCGTCCCTGCGCATCATCTGCCGCGAAGGGCCCCTGCCCCAGCTCCTCGCCTCGCTCGCCCTGCATGAGCTGGACGTCGTGCTCGCGGACGCGCCCAGCTCCGAGCCCGTCAGCGTCCGCTCCTTCAACCACCTGCTCGGCAAGAGCGGCGTGTCCTTCTTCGCCGCCGGCAAGCTCGTGCAGCTCAAGAAGGACTTCCCCCGCTCGCTGGACGGCGCGCCCGTGCTGCTGCCCTCGGACGAGTCCTCCGTGCGCCGCTCGCTGGAGCTGTGGTTCGAGCGGCAGAACCTGCGGCCCGTCATCGCCGGGGACTTCGACGACAGCGCGCTCCTCCAGGCCTTCGGGCAGCGCGGGCACGGTGTCTTCGCCATGCCCACCGCCATCGAGGCCGAGGTGGAGCGCCAGTTCAACTGCTCCGTCATCGGCCGCACCGAAGAAATCGAGACCTGCTTCTACGCCATCACCGTCGAGCGCAAGCTGCGCCACCCCGCCGTCGTCGCCATCGCCGAGGCCGCGCGCTCGCAGATGTTCGGCGGGTGAGCCCCGCCCCCGAGCCCGTCAGCTCGCGCCCCGCGCGCGGTACACCTCCGCGCCCGCCACCACCGTGGCCACCACCTGCGCGTCCACCAGCGCCCGCGCCGGGCCCTCCAGCGGGTCGGCCGACAGCGCCACGAAGTCCGCGTCCAGGCCGGGCACCAGCCGCCCGCGCCGCGACTCCTCGAACGACGCCCACGCCGGACCCACCGTGAAGCCCTCCAGCGCCTCGGGCGCCGTCAGCCGCTCCTCCGGCCTCCACCCGCCCTCCGGCCGGCCCGCCGCGTCCTGCCGCGTGACGGCCGCGTACAGCCCCGCCAGCACGTCCGGGTTCTCAATGGGGAAGTCGCTGCCCAGCGCCAGGTGCGCCCCCGCGTCCCGCAGGCTGCGCCACGCATAGGCGCCCTTCAGCCGCTCCGCGCCCAGCCGCGCCTGGGCCCACGTCATGTCGCTGGTGCAATGCGTGGGCTGCACGCTCGCCACCAGCCCCGCCGCGCCCAGCCGCTGGATGTCCTCGAGCGTCAGAATCTGCGCGTGCTCCACCCGGTGCCGCAGCGCCTGCGTGCCCGTCTCCGCCGACGCGCGCAGCAGCACGTCCACGACCAACGTATTGGCACGGTCTCCAATGGCGTGGATGCACACCTGGAAGCCCCTCGCCATGAAGGCCCTCGCGCGCGCCTCCAGCTCCTCGGGCGGCATCAGCAGCAGGCCGCGCTGCCCGGCCTCGTCGCAGTAGTCCTCGTGCAGCGCCGCGCCCCGGCTGCCCAGCGCGCCGTCCGCCAGGAACTTCACCGAGCGCATCGCCAGCATCCGCCCCTGCCACGGGCCCTGCTCCAGGTACACGTGCCGCTCGTCACCCTGTCCCGCCGCCATCGCGTACACGCGCAGGGGCAGCTTCCCGGCCGCGTCCCACTCCTGGAGCAGGCGGAAGGCGTCCAGGTCCATGCCCGCATCGTGCACGCCCGTCAGGCCCACCTGCGCGCAGCGCTCCAGCGCCGCCCCCAGCCGCGTCTCCAATTGCACCCGCGTGGGCGGCGGAATCACCGCGGCCACCACGTCCATCGCGTTGTCCACCAGCACGCCCGTGGGCTCGCCGCGCGCGTCCTTCAGGATGCGGCCTCCGGCGGGGTCCGGCGTGTCTCGCGTGATGCCCGCGCGCCGCAGCGCTTCACCATTCACCCACGCCGCGTGGTGGTCCACCCGCGTGAGGAACACCGGCGTCGTGGGGAAGCACGCGTCCAGTTCCGCCCGCCCGGGGAACGCGCCACCGGGCCACTCGTTCTGGTCCCACCCCTTCCCCAGCAGCCAGTCACCCTGGAAGCTGGAGGCCGGAGCCTGAGACAACCGGCGCACCACCTCGTCCACCGAGGGCGCCTTCTCCAGGCGCGCCGTCGTCAGACTGCGCCCCAGCCCGTGGATGTGCGCGTGCGCGTCCACCAGGCCCGGCACCACCGTGGCCGGCCCCAGGTCCACCTCGCGCGCGCCAGGCCCCGCCGCGGCCTGCACCTCCGCGCGCGTGCCCACCGCCAGGAGTTTCCCGTCGCGCACCGCCAGCGCGCGCGCCAGCGGCCGCTC contains these protein-coding regions:
- the nhaR gene encoding transcriptional activator NhaR, with amino-acid sequence MSWLNYHHLLYFWTVARAGSIAKASEELHLAQPTISSQLKLLEESLGHKLFERQGRKLVLTDVGRTVMRYADEIFRLGNELKNVVSGMPAGQQLRLNVGVLDVIPKLVAEQLLKPALEAGPSLRIICREGPLPQLLASLALHELDVVLADAPSSEPVSVRSFNHLLGKSGVSFFAAGKLVQLKKDFPRSLDGAPVLLPSDESSVRRSLELWFERQNLRPVIAGDFDDSALLQAFGQRGHGVFAMPTAIEAEVERQFNCSVIGRTEEIETCFYAITVERKLRHPAVVAIAEAARSQMFGG
- a CDS encoding amidohydrolase, whose product is METTVYLAERVWTLDAERPLARALAVRDGKLLAVGTRAEVQAAAGPGAREVDLGPATVVPGLVDAHAHIHGLGRSLTTARLEKAPSVDEVVRRLSQAPASSFQGDWLLGKGWDQNEWPGGAFPGRAELDACFPTTPVFLTRVDHHAAWVNGEALRRAGITRDTPDPAGGRILKDARGEPTGVLVDNAMDVVAAVIPPPTRVQLETRLGAALERCAQVGLTGVHDAGMDLDAFRLLQEWDAAGKLPLRVYAMAAGQGDERHVYLEQGPWQGRMLAMRSVKFLADGALGSRGAALHEDYCDEAGQRGLLLMPPEELEARARAFMARGFQVCIHAIGDRANTLVVDVLLRASAETGTQALRHRVEHAQILTLEDIQRLGAAGLVASVQPTHCTSDMTWAQARLGAERLKGAYAWRSLRDAGAHLALGSDFPIENPDVLAGLYAAVTRQDAAGRPEGGWRPEERLTAPEALEGFTVGPAWASFEESRRGRLVPGLDADFVALSADPLEGPARALVDAQVVATVVAGAEVYRARGAS
- a CDS encoding type VI immunity family protein, translating into MNRPPPRIRLRKPNGVPIARDALSINLYMRHPHREVAPALLRSIDRYRRALGSDVLSDYSFEGCGWDELDDSGWERLRREVLESPGPILELMDTTSGEQRFRLDYFGSYGALIGPPTEGPTTVCAVSFWLPTEYLEEHGPGHVRELALELAAPLPFCSGHAGLAFNTGQDLLYAKPELRKLLFLHPGMDAPRLDTLALHLGAKVRTPSWLTFLGQPVLGELGGASGLRARLHSPDITVQEMESERVVVTCGPEPEAGEDGRMPPAYRELARVLEPWLFHEQYLIDSTLTADELRRWERRLLD
- a CDS encoding DEAD/DEAH box helicase, which produces MLDSSLASSSALRQWLTDGLLRDEGGPDLYAQGRDLLVRKRVLSVRTAGESVEGVVAAGSRGPYLVRLSATGVGNVFDCQCPDFAGLFFCKHVVAVGLAWLSLTRDAPGPPPDASDAARPSTSGALRAWLDAHHVAHAGLARLGVLRPHLPVPLQRHHVFHYLAQSSVFSVLTSDEASRYLRAGDGDALKDAAWAWLLAEVERVRRGLEQEAAAAPRGPPTDARLAPLVDALQRERERVRAHAPPRALEVRAEVHLQERPLRLLISESAGEAQPSGVHGDAFAGVRLEPRMLLEGRPALVCPCPQGFPHDAGAQCVHALTALDAVLDALCREQAAGGNARLAELLFVVPGQEILTALEKASLASRAREAPAPVPHITFRLEGVLTGGPPTVRTYMHRMMKKGGLSKGTQVGWRDDVHAALTRPDEQEALTLIEAGSALSSSGFTSSRGENWPLLLQVLRALAHSPRLRLAERSDVPLHVREAPLGFTFEEDEGGALRVRPSVEGAALRPEDLYAPPLALHAAQPWLFVQPEVPRVTLVAVPPEARALLATLREYGSRLPASTRRPLLASLGGLEAGFPLSLPESLEAAEVEPVRGLLVRLRAVGEEALEGVVLVRPLPEAPPQPPGEGAPVVRGQRGRQRVRVRRELESERAEAAALLERLGLPTDAHRFTREDAASSLALLEALEPLAGPAVTVEWEEQPWKVSHWADMSRLKVRVERGRDWFGVEGGAEVDGERVELAVLLEALRRGHRYARLGPGRWMRLTEELRERLAPLADLVHPTRHGLEVSAAAAPALDALAEAGARVQAPPDWRRLATRVREAQARKVPVPRKLKAELRDYQREGFTWMARLAEWGAGACLADDMGLGKTLQALALLLHRAGEGPALVVAPTSVGFNWVREAARFAPSLRVHSYREAEREALLDALGPGDVLVVSYGLLVRDAERFAGVAFATLIVDEAQAVKNPDTARARAVRAVKAEARVALTGTPVENSLSELWSLYALLFPGLLGSRESFRERFAVPIERERSAHARASLARVVRPFLLRRTKAQVARELPARLETVVPVSLSEGERRLYDDVRLAALARLGERPGPEERFAMLAALTRLRLAACHPRLVDGDSPLPSSKLEQLLELVDAVRAAGGKALVFSQFVKHLALVRQALEARGVSMQYLDGQTPPAERQARVEAFQRGEGELFLISLKAGGTGLNLTAADHVIHLDPWWNPAVEDQATDRAHRIGQTKPVTVSRLVSEGTLEEAILALHAEKRELADSLLSEADGAAALSPEQLLALLRFGGEG
- a CDS encoding sigma-70 family RNA polymerase sigma factor; its protein translation is MEAVNQSMSSESPELEVSVPRASDEVVEARVRQHLELVQRLAWKYRWTGLPLEELVGEGNVGLMEAAGRFEDRGIPFAVYASQWIRARIRAYVGRNWSMAGGRAPWVVFQLRRERSRLEARWGEGHPEVSRRLAEALGKREEDVARAAESLGRDVSLDAPVTPDSEVTRLEGLESEWESQEQVVERSEWAVKLRESVEEAWPELDARERALVEERMLVDEGASAELLARRFGVTAVRIRQIEQALRAKLRRRLTASLTRWDGEAMSLAA